The following proteins are encoded in a genomic region of bacterium:
- a CDS encoding phage terminase large subunit family protein produces the protein MTICEHLRPVPNLTVSQWADKYRYLPRESAAEPGPWSTDRTPYLREIMDCLSPYSGVSRVVFMKPAQVGGTEAAINLAGFVVHLDPSNMLIVQPTIEVARDKFSKLRIAPTVAATPELRSRITDRTVKDSGNTLMMKEFPGGSMILTGANSPAGLRSMPIKYLVLDEIDEYPADVGGQGDPKLLARERTQTYAWRKEFDLSTPTEAGLSAIESEYEASDQRQYHVPCPDCGQRQVLEWANLRFDHKDHQLTGEVLYACRHCGVLITEDHKQDMLVGGKWIPRHKGRPVAGFHINGLYSPWKRWADIVQQFLSAKKDNNPQKFKVWLNTSLAEVWEPPSEKIDIEQLQANVSRYGPLLPPAVCLLTASVDVQADRLEYEILGWGLGLESWGIEHGAISGDPRQPHVWQDLETFLRRPRRHALGVDLQISRVFVDSGYLTDDVYKFTRRRTALGYFAIKGEDRDDKKSDIVIRSLARTRKVRGKVVGGVPLYSVRTNTTKDVLYAWLTTEAHGPGYCHFPEGDGYEGEYFKQLTAEHQVVKGRRRVWEKRRPGLRNEALDLRVYNIAAIYSMASDPYRLVEARAKQLERKAEEMKKDESPAETPPPKPAKAKRRRKGGFVKNW, from the coding sequence TTGACCATCTGTGAGCACCTGCGGCCCGTCCCCAATCTCACCGTCAGCCAGTGGGCTGACAAATATCGTTATTTGCCCAGGGAGTCGGCCGCCGAGCCCGGGCCCTGGTCCACCGACCGCACCCCATACTTGCGGGAGATCATGGACTGCCTCTCCCCATATAGCGGGGTCTCCCGAGTCGTGTTTATGAAGCCTGCCCAGGTGGGAGGTACGGAGGCGGCCATCAACCTGGCGGGCTTCGTGGTACACCTGGATCCCAGCAACATGCTCATCGTGCAGCCGACCATCGAGGTGGCCCGGGACAAGTTCAGCAAGCTCCGGATCGCCCCCACTGTCGCGGCCACGCCTGAGCTCAGATCCAGGATCACCGACAGGACGGTGAAGGACTCGGGCAATACGCTCATGATGAAAGAGTTCCCAGGGGGGTCGATGATCCTCACCGGGGCCAACTCACCGGCTGGCCTCCGCAGCATGCCCATCAAATACCTCGTCCTCGATGAGATCGACGAGTACCCGGCTGACGTTGGCGGCCAGGGGGACCCCAAGCTGCTGGCCCGCGAGCGCACCCAGACCTACGCCTGGCGGAAGGAGTTTGATCTCTCGACCCCGACCGAAGCCGGCCTTTCCGCTATCGAGTCTGAGTATGAGGCCTCCGACCAGAGGCAGTATCATGTCCCATGTCCTGACTGCGGCCAGCGCCAGGTGCTGGAATGGGCGAACCTGCGGTTTGATCACAAGGACCACCAGCTGACAGGTGAGGTCCTCTACGCCTGCCGGCACTGTGGTGTACTGATAACCGAGGACCACAAGCAGGACATGCTTGTGGGGGGGAAGTGGATCCCGAGACACAAGGGCCGACCCGTTGCCGGCTTCCATATCAACGGGCTTTACAGCCCATGGAAGCGCTGGGCTGATATCGTCCAACAGTTCCTCTCCGCCAAAAAGGACAACAACCCACAGAAATTCAAGGTGTGGCTGAACACATCTCTTGCCGAGGTCTGGGAACCGCCCAGCGAGAAGATCGACATCGAGCAACTGCAGGCGAACGTGTCAAGATATGGTCCCCTTCTTCCTCCGGCCGTCTGCCTTCTCACTGCCTCGGTTGACGTACAGGCTGACCGGCTGGAATACGAAATCCTTGGGTGGGGACTCGGACTCGAGTCCTGGGGGATCGAGCACGGCGCCATCTCCGGGGATCCCCGGCAGCCTCACGTCTGGCAGGACCTCGAGACATTCCTGCGGCGCCCGCGTCGCCACGCCCTTGGGGTTGACCTCCAGATTAGCCGGGTGTTCGTGGACTCAGGCTACCTGACGGACGACGTTTACAAGTTCACCCGCCGCAGGACGGCGCTCGGATATTTCGCTATCAAGGGGGAGGACCGTGACGACAAGAAGTCTGATATTGTCATTCGTTCCCTGGCGAGGACCCGGAAGGTGAGGGGGAAGGTCGTGGGCGGCGTCCCGCTCTATAGCGTTCGGACGAACACCACGAAAGATGTTCTCTATGCCTGGTTGACGACGGAGGCCCATGGGCCAGGCTACTGCCACTTTCCGGAGGGTGACGGCTACGAAGGGGAATATTTTAAACAGCTCACCGCAGAGCACCAGGTGGTAAAGGGCCGTCGCCGCGTCTGGGAGAAGCGGCGGCCAGGGCTGCGCAACGAGGCGCTGGATCTGCGCGTCTACAACATCGCCGCGATCTACTCCATGGCCTCGGATCCTTACCGCCTGGTGGAGGCTCGCGCGAAGCAACTCGAGCGGAAAGCGGAGGAGATGAAGAAAGATGAATCACCCGCCGAGACGCCACCGCCTAAACCTGCGAAAGCGAAGAGACGCCGTAAGGGCGGGTTCGTGAAAAACTGGTAG